GACATCACACCCGGCAACGATAATAGCGTGGTGGTCGCTTCCTACCGTGCAGACTTGTCGTTCTGGAAAGGCCGCACGGCGGTGATTTTTGCCAGCGGCTTCCTCGGCGGTGGAAGCCCAAGCTTCGAGCCCTGGGTGGCATTGAGCACGGGTGGCACATTCCCGCTTCAGACTTTGACCGCCCCGCCGCCGCCCGCCCCGACGGGTGCTCGCTTGCAGGTGATTCACAACAGCCCCACCCCGACGGTGGATGTGTACGCCAACAATGACTTGCTGCTTGACAATTTTGTGTATCGCACGGCCACGCCTTTTATTGATGTGCCTGCTGGTGTGCAAATCAACATCGGCATCGCACTTGCCAACAGCACTTCCGCTTCCGATGCGCTGGCGGTTTTCCCGGTGACGCTGGAGCAAGGGAAAACATATGTAGCTATCGCCACGGGCATCGTGGGTGGCAACCCGGGCTTCGACATCAAGATTTTTGATGCTGGCAAGGAACAGACCGCCAATCCCAATGATGTGGGCATCCTCTTCTTCCATGGCTCGCCCGACGCGCCGACGGTGGACGTGCTGACGGGCGGTGCGCCGATTATCAACGACGCTTCTTACGGCGACTTCCAAGGTTATCTGGAAGTGCCTGCTGCCAAATATGTGTTGAGCGTGACACCCGGCAACGACAACAACACGGTGGTGGCGAAATACGATGCTGACCTTTCATTCTGGAAAGGCCGCACGGCGGTGATTTTTGCCAGCGGCTTCCTCGGCGGCGGCAGCCCAAGCTTCGAGCCCTGGGTGGCATTGAGCAACGGCGGCACATTCCCGCTGCCCGTCAACAATGACTTCACGCCCGGCGACGATGGCATCGCTGCTCGCGGCACTTCGCAGATTTCTCAAATCAGCGCGTTCCCGAACCCGGTCGCTGACCGCTTCACGGTGAATCTGATGATGAACAACGAAAGCGACTTGCAAGCTATCGTGGTGGACCGTTTGGGCCGTGTGGTGACGGAGCGCAACTTCGGCCTTTTGCCCAAAGGATTCAACACGCTTGAATTCAACTTTGGCAACCTCCCAACAGGCAGTTATTTCCTCAACCTGCGCAGCCAAGAAGGTGTGCGGACGTTGAAATTCATGGTGGGGCAGCCGTAAGCAACTGTTGTCCCATTAGGTTGAATAAAAGCACCCCCGTTGCGCTTCCACGGGGGTGCTTTTTTTAGTCGTGTTTATTGAATGATAAATTCAACCCTCCTGTTTTTTGCGTGAGCCTCAGGGGTACCCTCTGTGGTCAGAGGGCGGGTGCCGCCGTAGCCATTGGCTGTGATTCGTTCGGGAGCGACACCTTTTTGGGAAAGGTAGGTGGCTACCATCTGGGCCCGCTCTTTTGAGAGTATCATGTTTTTTTCCGCATCACCCACATTGTCGGTGTGGCCTTCTATGGTGACGCGCAAGGAAGGGTATCTTTGGAGCATGGCGGCCAGATTGTCCAACTCGGCAAATGACCCAGACAGCATGGTGCTTTTTCCTTTCACAAACAGGATGTTTTTAGGCGTGTATTTTTTGATGGTATCTGCCTGCGCAGTGGGGGAGGGCGGTGTGGTTGTTTCAGGTTTCGGCTCGGTAGGGGGCGCTTCTTTCTTGGGCGTGGCGGTTTTGGTCGGTTTGGGCTTGGCAGGGACAGGTTTGGGGGTTGGGGGCGTGGGTTGGGAGGATGGTTTGGCGGAGGGCTGCTGCGCAACCGTCGAGGGCGTTTGCGAAAAGTATTTTGTAGCGATGGGTTTCAAGTTGTTGCCAAACAAGCCTCCCAACATCGGCTCCTCGCCCGGCATTTGCCAGAGGAGTTGAATTTCTCCTTCGAAGATGGCATTAAAGTACTCGACTTTCAAATCATATTCCTGTTTGCCCGTCAGGGTGATTGTGCCAGTGAAGTGTTCGTTGTCGTGCAAATCCCATGCGTCGAGCACCAGTTTGTTGCCTATCCAGACACGCAGCCCATCGTCCACGACGGCCGAGAAGAGGTATTTGCCCGTTACGGGCGGCGTGATTTTCCCCGTCCAGCGAATGGAGTATTCCGATTGGCCCAGCCCGGGCGCGGGGCTTTTGCCCGTCCAGTCGAAATTGATTTGGGAGTCTATTCGGGTCAGTACTTTTTTTTGGAAGTTGCGGCCCGTGTAGTATTCGCCTTGCAAACCGGGTTGAGCAGGCGCAATGGGGCAGTGCGACAGTAACGCCAATGCCCAGAGGATGGTGTTTTGTTTCATAGCGTGACAGTTGTTTAGCAATTGGACACAAGAACGCTTGCGACCGTTGCATATTGGCAAATACCTTCCAAGCAAATTGGATGTCGTAGAGTCTGATGCGGTTGATTGATTTACTGAAATTAAAATTTTGCACGAAGGCGCTAAGGCACAAAGATTTTTAAATCAATTTCTTAGAGCCTTTGCGACTTGGTAGCGACCCGAGAAACATGGATTACATTGTGCTGCGGCAAAAACGCCCCATATTTGTACCCTGACAAACGCTCATCCACTTATGAAAAAATTGATTTTGCTAGGTTGCTTCGCGCTTGCCAGCGTTGGTGTGCAGGCACAATCATTCCCGTGGCTGCAAATCGGCAACGAATGGACGTACGACCTGTATCTCGGCTGGAACCCCCTCCATGGGCTACACCGTATAGTCATTGACAAAGAAGTGGTGTTGGACAACGACGTTTCGTGGATGCGTTTCAGGCGCACCCATGCCCAGGGAGGGAACATCCTATTTTATTACGCCCGACAGGAGGGAGACAAAATTTATACTCGGGATTTGTCGGGACCGAGCATTTGCATTTATGATTTCGCCATGCTGCCCGGCGATACGTTGTTTTTCACCCCTTCTTTGGGTTATTACGCCGTTCTTGATACAGGTTCTGCGTTCATAGCAGGGCGCGTGCGGCGCACACAGACGATACAGTTGTCCAATTGGGGTTATCAAAATCCGCTACTGGTTGTGGAGGGCATCGGGCCAGTCAGCAATCCCCAAGACCCGAATAACCAATATGTGTGTTCGTTTTTCTTCCTCAATATGCTTTTTTGCCACGCTGCTGTGGATGGTATGTCGGCCTATTTCAAATGCTTTTCCGATGCAGACGGCATATACGCCCCCTTCGACGCTTGTTTGGTCAGCACCGACGAGG
This genomic interval from Saprospiraceae bacterium contains the following:
- a CDS encoding T9SS type A sorting domain-containing protein yields the protein MKKLILLGCFALASVGVQAQSFPWLQIGNEWTYDLYLGWNPLHGLHRIVIDKEVVLDNDVSWMRFRRTHAQGGNILFYYARQEGDKIYTRDLSGPSICIYDFAMLPGDTLFFTPSLGYYAVLDTGSAFIAGRVRRTQTIQLSNWGYQNPLLVVEGIGPVSNPQDPNNQYVCSFFFLNMLFCHAAVDGMSAYFKCFSDADGIYAPFDACLVSTDEAEAPVPIRVWPNPTSERLFVQGAFHAYQMFDAVGRLVLSQRGAAGDVTEIPTTHLPNGVYFLHGQTDVGEHSPVYKVVVAH
- a CDS encoding OmpA family protein encodes the protein MKQNTILWALALLSHCPIAPAQPGLQGEYYTGRNFQKKVLTRIDSQINFDWTGKSPAPGLGQSEYSIRWTGKITPPVTGKYLFSAVVDDGLRVWIGNKLVLDAWDLHDNEHFTGTITLTGKQEYDLKVEYFNAIFEGEIQLLWQMPGEEPMLGGLFGNNLKPIATKYFSQTPSTVAQQPSAKPSSQPTPPTPKPVPAKPKPTKTATPKKEAPPTEPKPETTTPPSPTAQADTIKKYTPKNILFVKGKSTMLSGSFAELDNLAAMLQRYPSLRVTIEGHTDNVGDAEKNMILSKERAQMVATYLSQKGVAPERITANGYGGTRPLTTEGTPEAHAKNRRVEFIIQ